In Actinoplanes octamycinicus, the genomic window CCGCCGAGCAGGTGCCGCTGACCGGGCGCCTGGAGATCCGGCTCCGCCCGGACGACGGCGCGGCGGCCACCGCCCGCGGCGTGGTCACCAACGCCTGCATCGCCTGGCGGTTGCCGGAGATGCAGGACCGGGCCCGGCTGGTCGTCTCGGAGCTGGTGCTCAACTCGGTGGAGCACGCCGGCACCGAGATCACCGTGATCGTCTCCCGGCGCGGGAACGGCCTGCACCTCGCGGTGGGCGACGGCGATCCGCGCCTGCCCCGGCTCCTGGACGGCTTCCCGGCCCTGCCGGACGGCGCGGTGCCGCAGCGCGGATCCGGGCTGCACGTGGTGCACGCGGCCGCCACCCTGTGGGGTGCCATGCCCACCCATGACGGCAAGGTGGTCTGGGCGACGATCCGGCCCTGGACGCGCCGATGAGGCCCTTCGTGAGCGGCTCGCCGGACAGCGAGCCGGTGACCCCGGTGACCGGGCTGACCGCCGGTGGTGACGAGCTGACCATCCGGCTCGCCGGGGAACTCGACGGCAGCACCGCGCCGTCGCTGCGCGCCCAGCTGGAGAACATGATCGCGGTCGGGCCGGTGCAGCGCGTGCTGGTCGACCTGAGCGGTGTGGACTTCTGCGACTCCGCCACGGTCCGGGTCTTCGTGGTGCTGGCCGCGGCGCTCGCCGGGCGCGGCGCCGAGCTGCGCCTGCACGGGGCCCGCCCGCACATCGCCTGGCTGCTGCGCCGGCTCGGGGCGGCGCATCTGCTCAGCGAACGGTAGTGAGCAGCGCCCAGACCACCTTCCCGGCACTCAGCGGCATGGTGCCCCAATGGGTGCTGGCCGCCTCCACCACGCGCAGCCCCCAGCCGGGCTCCGGGTGATCGACCTCCGGCGGCGGGCCCGGCCGCGGCACCGCCGGGCTGCCGTCCCGCACGGCGATCCGCAGGTAGCGGCCGGTGTGCGCGGCCGTGACGTCGAAGTCGGTGCCGGCGTGCAGGATCGCGTTGGAGGCCAGCTCCGAGACGATCAGCCGGGCGGTGTCCCGCA contains:
- a CDS encoding STAS domain-containing protein; its protein translation is MRPFVSGSPDSEPVTPVTGLTAGGDELTIRLAGELDGSTAPSLRAQLENMIAVGPVQRVLVDLSGVDFCDSATVRVFVVLAAALAGRGAELRLHGARPHIAWLLRRLGAAHLLSER